In the Arthrobacter sp. 31Y genome, one interval contains:
- a CDS encoding DEAD/DEAH box helicase: protein MKLLEQLPGSTATGPLDPDEIYTRFVEWTESRGLQLYPAQDEAIMELASGANVILATPTGSGKSLVAIAAHFEAMARGQRSYYTAPIKALVSEKFFALCEIFGAENVGMITGDSGVNQDAPIICCTAEILANIALREGSAAELGSVIMDEFHFYSDPQRGWAWQVPLLELPQAQFVLMSATLGDVSRFETGLTALTGRTTTTVSSAERPIPLHYYYHLTPVHETLEELLSTKQVPVYVVHFSQAEAIERAQNLMSINMCSRAEKDRIAELIAGFRFAAGFGKTLNRLVRHGIGVHHAGMLPKYRRLVEQLAQAGLLKVICGTDTLGVGINVPIRTVLLTALSKYDGVRTRSLNSREFHQIAGRAGRAGYDTAGTVVVQAPEHVVENTKAMAKATAKFGDDQKKLRQVVKKKPPEGFVSWGEPTFKRLVESVPEPLTSSFTVTHAMLLNLMERPGDPFQATRRLLSENHESRPAQLRLMKKALGIYRELLAAGVVERIPEEEQEAEGRSVRLTVHLQANFALNQPLSPFALAALELLDPESPSYALDVVSVIESTLEKPRQILSAQQKKARGEAVAAMKADGIEYDQRMAMLDEVTYPMPLAEILGEAFEVYRKAAPWVGDFELAPKSIIRDMYERAMNFGEFVQFYGLARSEGIVLRYLADGFRALRQTVPQDSLREDLEDLIAWLGELVRQVDSSLLDEWEELTSGLAPTPHDAPPPPPPLLTANIRAFRVMVRNEMFRRVELFADEDSAALGELDADAGWEAGRWEEVLDDYFDEHDDIGTGPDARGPGLLIITEEPGTWKVRQIFDDPAGNHDWGISAEVDLAASDETGTAVVRVTDVNRL from the coding sequence ATGAAACTTCTTGAGCAGCTCCCCGGTTCCACCGCCACAGGTCCCTTGGACCCGGACGAAATCTACACACGGTTCGTGGAGTGGACTGAGAGCCGCGGGCTGCAGCTCTACCCCGCGCAGGACGAGGCCATCATGGAGCTCGCTTCCGGCGCTAACGTCATCCTTGCCACCCCCACGGGCTCCGGCAAATCCCTGGTAGCCATCGCAGCGCACTTCGAAGCGATGGCGCGGGGCCAGCGAAGCTATTACACCGCTCCGATCAAGGCTCTGGTCTCCGAAAAGTTCTTCGCCCTCTGCGAGATCTTTGGTGCCGAAAACGTTGGCATGATCACTGGTGATTCCGGCGTCAACCAGGATGCACCCATCATTTGCTGCACCGCGGAAATCCTAGCCAACATCGCACTGCGCGAGGGCTCTGCGGCAGAGCTTGGCTCCGTGATTATGGACGAGTTCCACTTCTACTCCGACCCGCAGCGCGGCTGGGCATGGCAGGTGCCGCTCCTGGAACTCCCCCAGGCGCAGTTCGTGCTGATGTCGGCGACGCTGGGCGATGTCTCCCGCTTCGAGACGGGTCTGACAGCGTTGACTGGCCGGACCACCACGACTGTGAGTTCCGCAGAGCGTCCCATTCCGCTGCATTACTACTACCACCTGACGCCGGTTCACGAGACGTTGGAAGAACTGCTCTCCACCAAGCAGGTTCCTGTCTATGTGGTCCACTTCAGCCAGGCCGAAGCCATTGAGCGTGCCCAGAATCTTATGAGCATCAACATGTGCAGCCGTGCCGAAAAGGACCGGATTGCAGAGTTGATTGCGGGATTCCGATTCGCCGCAGGATTCGGGAAAACGCTGAACAGGCTTGTACGGCACGGCATCGGCGTCCACCACGCCGGCATGCTTCCCAAGTACCGCCGCCTGGTGGAGCAGCTCGCCCAGGCCGGCCTCCTGAAAGTCATCTGTGGAACCGATACTTTGGGGGTGGGCATCAACGTGCCCATCCGGACAGTGCTGTTGACGGCTCTGAGCAAATACGACGGCGTACGCACCAGGTCTCTCAACTCGCGGGAATTCCACCAGATTGCAGGCCGCGCAGGCCGCGCAGGCTACGACACTGCCGGCACGGTGGTGGTTCAAGCCCCGGAGCACGTGGTGGAAAACACCAAGGCCATGGCCAAGGCCACCGCCAAGTTTGGCGATGACCAGAAGAAGCTGCGCCAAGTGGTTAAGAAGAAGCCGCCGGAAGGATTCGTGTCCTGGGGTGAGCCAACGTTCAAACGACTCGTCGAGTCTGTTCCCGAGCCCTTGACGTCCAGTTTCACCGTCACCCACGCGATGCTACTGAACCTCATGGAGCGCCCGGGCGACCCCTTCCAAGCGACTCGGCGCTTGCTGAGTGAGAACCATGAGAGCCGGCCCGCGCAGCTCCGGCTGATGAAGAAAGCCCTGGGGATCTACCGCGAACTGCTGGCCGCCGGTGTGGTGGAACGTATTCCGGAAGAGGAACAGGAGGCCGAGGGGCGCTCCGTTCGGCTGACTGTGCATCTGCAGGCCAACTTTGCCCTCAACCAGCCCCTCTCCCCCTTTGCGCTCGCCGCCCTGGAGCTCCTTGATCCGGAGTCGCCCTCCTACGCCTTGGATGTTGTCTCCGTCATTGAATCGACGCTTGAGAAGCCGCGCCAGATTCTCTCGGCCCAGCAGAAGAAGGCGCGGGGTGAGGCAGTCGCTGCCATGAAGGCTGATGGCATCGAGTACGACCAGCGCATGGCCATGCTGGACGAAGTTACCTACCCCATGCCATTGGCGGAGATTCTTGGAGAGGCTTTCGAGGTTTACCGCAAGGCGGCCCCGTGGGTGGGCGACTTTGAGCTTGCTCCGAAGTCGATCATCCGGGATATGTACGAGCGCGCCATGAACTTTGGCGAGTTTGTGCAGTTCTATGGCCTGGCCCGTTCGGAAGGCATAGTCCTGCGCTATCTGGCGGATGGCTTCCGTGCGCTGAGGCAGACAGTTCCCCAGGATTCACTCCGTGAGGATCTTGAAGATCTCATTGCGTGGTTGGGCGAGCTGGTGCGCCAAGTGGACTCCAGCCTGCTGGATGAGTGGGAGGAACTCACTTCAGGGCTTGCCCCGACCCCCCATGACGCTCCCCCGCCCCCACCCCCGCTGCTGACCGCGAACATCCGGGCTTTCCGGGTCATGGTGAGGAACGAGATGTTCCGCAGGGTTGAACTGTTTGCAGATGAGGATTCCGCGGCATTGGGAGAACTCGACGCCGACGCCGGCTGGGAGGCAGGGCGGTGGGAAGAAGTCCTGGACGACTACTTCGACGAACATGACGACATCGGTACGGGACCCGACGCAAGGGGCCCAGGGTTGCTCATCATCACCGAGGAACCGGGAACCTGGAAGGTCCGCCAGATCTTCGATGACCCGGCAGGAAACCACGACTGGGGAATCTCGGCCGAGGTGGACTTGGCAGCGTCAGATGAGACCGGCACCGCGGTGGTGCGGGTGACGGACGTCAACAGGCTCTAG
- a CDS encoding trans-aconitate 2-methyltransferase has product MKWDPSKYVEFGNHRDRPFHDLVARVRSVQPGKVVDLGCGPGNLTATLAERWPDARVVGIDSSEEMLLRAESLRHQSLPQQSLEQKAARLTFELADIAEWHPDADTDVVVSNAALQWVPGHEEMLAAWLRDLKPGAWFAMQVPGNFTSPSHTLMRRLAESPQWSGRLGGVLRHDGAVGSPADYLGIMLDAGCAADAWETTYQQVLQGEDPVLEWVRGTGLRPVLAALTAEEAAEFEGEYSALLREAYPSTSHGTVFPFRRIFVVAQKPA; this is encoded by the coding sequence ATGAAGTGGGACCCGTCTAAATACGTGGAGTTCGGCAACCATCGGGACCGCCCGTTTCATGACCTCGTCGCGCGGGTGAGGTCCGTCCAACCGGGCAAGGTGGTTGACCTCGGCTGCGGCCCGGGAAACCTGACGGCAACGCTTGCTGAGCGTTGGCCGGACGCCCGCGTTGTGGGCATCGACTCATCGGAGGAAATGCTGCTGAGGGCAGAATCCCTTCGTCACCAGTCCCTCCCTCAGCAGTCCCTCGAACAGAAGGCGGCCAGGCTGACCTTCGAGCTGGCCGATATTGCTGAGTGGCATCCGGATGCGGATACTGACGTGGTGGTCAGCAACGCCGCCCTCCAATGGGTTCCGGGGCATGAGGAAATGCTGGCCGCTTGGCTTCGCGACCTCAAGCCTGGCGCGTGGTTTGCCATGCAAGTTCCGGGGAACTTCACGTCGCCGTCCCACACGCTCATGCGGAGATTGGCCGAATCCCCTCAGTGGTCCGGGAGGCTGGGCGGCGTGCTAAGGCACGATGGCGCGGTGGGCAGTCCTGCGGACTACCTGGGCATCATGCTCGACGCCGGATGTGCGGCCGACGCGTGGGAGACCACCTACCAACAGGTACTGCAGGGTGAGGACCCGGTACTGGAGTGGGTCCGCGGCACGGGCCTTCGTCCGGTATTGGCAGCCCTGACTGCGGAGGAGGCTGCTGAATTCGAAGGTGAGTATTCGGCACTGTTGCGTGAGGCCTACCCGTCGACGAGCCACGGAACGGTCTTCCCGTTCCGGCGCATTTTCGTTGTAGCCCAAAAGCCCGCATGA
- a CDS encoding GntR family transcriptional regulator encodes MTPTGDFPGNWRPNTGSAVALFEQLRLRIIELVDAGALAVGAKLPPVRNLAGVLDVAPHTVARAYKELEAAGVVATRGRNGTVVCARDDRWGALAGVAAEYAAASKAQGASFAEAVQLLAAAYDAD; translated from the coding sequence GTGACTCCCACAGGAGATTTTCCGGGCAACTGGCGCCCCAACACCGGCAGTGCTGTTGCGCTCTTTGAACAGTTGAGATTGCGGATCATTGAACTCGTGGATGCCGGAGCCCTGGCCGTTGGGGCAAAGCTTCCTCCTGTCCGCAATTTAGCCGGGGTATTGGACGTCGCACCCCACACGGTGGCCCGTGCTTACAAGGAGCTGGAGGCAGCGGGTGTCGTTGCTACCCGTGGGCGCAACGGCACCGTGGTCTGCGCACGGGATGACCGCTGGGGAGCACTGGCAGGTGTCGCCGCTGAATACGCCGCCGCTTCGAAGGCCCAAGGAGCTTCCTTCGCCGAAGCCGTGCAGCTTCTTGCTGCTGCCTACGACGCCGACTGA
- the uvrA gene encoding excinuclease ABC subunit UvrA, which translates to MPKALAEDTAMDALNGVSALSDTKPVKPDLSRLVVKGAREHNLRNVDLDLPRDAMIVFTGLSGSGKSSLAFDTIFAEGQRRYVESLSAYARQFLGQVDKPDVDFIEGLSPAVSIDQKSTSKNPRSTVGTITEIYDYMRLLWARVGRPHCPVCGEPIARQTPQQIVDQLLELDPGTRFQVLAPVVRGRKGEFVDLFKELTAKGYSRARVDGDLVQLSDPPKLGKQFKHTIEVVVDRLVVKEEISQRLTDSVETALGLAEGRVLVEFVDLDAEDPARIRAFSENLACPNEHPLAIDEIEPRSFSFNNPFGACSACSGIGTRLEVDEELIVPNPELSLGEGAIAPWALGTATTEYWNRLLEGLAHELGFSMKTSWEKLPKDVRNTVLHGKDHKVVVQYKNRFGRERKYSTGFEGAIQYVHRKHGETDSDWARDRYEEYMRQIPCPECNGARLNPASLSVLINGKSIAEVAALPMRECAEFLGSLTLTNREAQIANQVLKEIQARLTFLLDVGLEYLNLERPSGTLSGGEAQRIRLATQIGSGLVGVLYVLDEPSIGLHQRDNRRLIETLTRLRDLGNTLIVVEHDEDTIHEADWVVDIGPGAGEHGGQVVHSGTYKELLENTDSLTGDYLSGRRKIDVPTKRRKYDKKRELKVVGARENNLNNVDATFPLGLFTAVTGVSGSGKSTLVNEILYKVLANKLNGAKQVAGRHRTVAGLEHLDKVVHVDQSPIGRTPRSNPATYTGVFDNIRKLFAETTEAKVRGYQPGRFSFNVKGGRCEACSGDGTLKIEMNFLPDVYVPCEVCHGARYNRETLEVHYKGKTIADVLNMPIEEGAEFFAAFTPIARHLNTLVDVGLGYVRLGQPATTLSGGEAQRVKLAAELQKRSNGRSIYVLDEPTTGLHFEDIRKLLMVLQGLVDKGNTVITIEHNLDVIKSADWIVDLGPNGGSGGGKIVATGTPEQVAKSTDSHTATFLAEILG; encoded by the coding sequence GTGCCCAAAGCCTTAGCTGAAGATACCGCCATGGACGCCTTGAACGGCGTCTCCGCCCTTTCCGATACCAAACCCGTCAAGCCGGATCTCTCCCGCTTGGTGGTCAAGGGTGCCCGGGAACACAATTTGCGCAACGTGGATCTCGATCTCCCGCGTGACGCCATGATCGTGTTCACGGGTCTCTCCGGTTCGGGAAAGTCATCCCTGGCTTTCGACACCATCTTCGCCGAAGGCCAGCGCCGCTACGTGGAGTCGTTGTCCGCTTATGCGCGCCAGTTCCTCGGCCAGGTGGACAAGCCCGACGTCGATTTCATCGAGGGTCTTTCTCCTGCGGTATCCATTGACCAGAAGTCCACCAGCAAGAATCCGCGTTCCACGGTGGGCACCATCACCGAAATTTACGACTACATGCGTTTGCTCTGGGCGCGTGTGGGCCGTCCGCACTGTCCTGTTTGTGGCGAGCCCATCGCCCGGCAGACGCCGCAACAGATTGTGGATCAGCTCCTTGAGCTGGATCCGGGCACTCGATTCCAGGTCCTGGCCCCCGTCGTCCGAGGACGCAAGGGTGAATTCGTGGATCTTTTCAAGGAACTGACGGCCAAGGGCTACTCCCGTGCCAGGGTGGACGGCGATTTGGTTCAACTGAGCGATCCGCCCAAGCTCGGCAAGCAGTTCAAGCACACCATTGAAGTTGTGGTGGACCGCTTGGTGGTCAAGGAAGAGATCAGCCAACGCCTCACCGATTCCGTGGAGACAGCCTTGGGCCTTGCCGAAGGCCGCGTGCTGGTGGAGTTCGTTGACCTCGATGCCGAGGATCCTGCGCGTATCCGCGCCTTCTCAGAGAACCTGGCGTGCCCCAACGAGCACCCCTTGGCCATCGACGAGATTGAGCCCCGCTCGTTCTCCTTCAACAACCCCTTCGGCGCTTGCTCTGCTTGCAGCGGAATCGGCACCCGACTGGAAGTGGATGAAGAGCTGATCGTTCCCAATCCGGAACTCTCCTTGGGCGAAGGCGCCATTGCCCCGTGGGCCCTCGGCACAGCCACTACAGAGTATTGGAACCGGCTCCTCGAGGGCTTGGCGCACGAACTTGGCTTCTCCATGAAAACCTCCTGGGAGAAACTTCCCAAGGACGTCAGGAACACGGTCCTTCATGGTAAGGACCACAAGGTTGTTGTTCAGTACAAAAACCGCTTTGGCCGTGAGCGTAAGTACAGCACCGGCTTTGAGGGTGCCATCCAGTACGTTCACCGCAAGCACGGGGAAACAGACTCCGACTGGGCCCGGGACCGGTACGAAGAGTACATGCGCCAGATTCCCTGCCCCGAGTGCAACGGTGCCCGCCTTAACCCGGCTTCGCTGTCTGTGCTGATCAACGGAAAGTCGATCGCCGAAGTTGCAGCGCTGCCCATGCGGGAGTGCGCGGAGTTCCTGGGGAGCCTTACCCTCACCAACAGGGAAGCCCAGATTGCCAACCAGGTCCTGAAGGAGATCCAGGCCCGCCTGACCTTCCTCTTGGACGTCGGCTTGGAGTACCTGAACCTGGAACGCCCTTCCGGAACATTGTCGGGCGGCGAGGCTCAGCGCATCCGTTTGGCCACCCAAATCGGTTCCGGCCTGGTGGGTGTCCTCTACGTTTTGGATGAGCCTTCCATTGGCCTGCACCAGCGTGACAACCGGCGGCTCATCGAGACACTCACCCGGCTCCGGGATCTCGGTAACACCCTGATTGTGGTGGAGCACGACGAAGACACGATTCACGAGGCCGACTGGGTAGTGGATATCGGACCGGGTGCCGGCGAACACGGCGGCCAGGTGGTGCACTCCGGTACCTACAAGGAGCTCCTGGAGAACACGGACTCACTGACGGGTGACTACCTGTCCGGACGCCGCAAGATCGATGTGCCCACCAAACGCCGAAAGTATGACAAAAAGCGTGAGCTCAAGGTTGTAGGTGCCAGGGAGAACAACCTCAACAACGTTGATGCCACCTTCCCCCTGGGACTTTTCACAGCGGTGACCGGTGTCAGTGGCTCCGGCAAGTCCACGTTGGTGAACGAAATCCTCTACAAGGTCCTCGCCAACAAACTCAACGGAGCCAAGCAGGTTGCAGGACGTCACCGTACGGTGGCCGGCCTCGAACACCTGGACAAGGTGGTCCACGTTGATCAAAGCCCCATCGGCCGTACTCCCAGGTCCAACCCCGCCACGTACACCGGCGTCTTCGACAACATCCGGAAACTCTTCGCTGAGACCACCGAAGCCAAGGTACGTGGCTACCAGCCGGGACGGTTCTCCTTCAACGTCAAGGGCGGGCGCTGCGAGGCCTGTTCAGGCGACGGCACATTGAAGATCGAGATGAACTTCCTGCCGGATGTCTATGTTCCTTGCGAAGTGTGCCACGGCGCCAGGTACAACCGGGAAACCCTTGAAGTTCACTACAAGGGCAAGACCATTGCCGATGTCCTCAACATGCCCATTGAGGAAGGCGCCGAATTCTTCGCTGCTTTCACCCCCATAGCGCGGCACTTGAACACCTTGGTGGATGTGGGACTTGGCTATGTCAGGCTTGGCCAACCCGCAACTACACTGTCGGGCGGCGAGGCCCAGCGCGTGAAGCTGGCAGCCGAGCTCCAGAAGCGTTCCAACGGACGCAGCATCTACGTCCTTGATGAGCCCACCACGGGCCTGCACTTTGAGGACATCCGTAAGCTGCTCATGGTTCTTCAGGGCCTGGTAGACAAGGGCAACACCGTGATCACCATTGAGCACAACCTGGACGTCATCAAGTCCGCGG